A stretch of Coccidioides posadasii str. Silveira chromosome 2, complete sequence DNA encodes these proteins:
- a CDS encoding uncharacterized protein (EggNog:ENOG410PXY6), with protein MARTRSQPISPGGFKSLEDIPRKRRITRSTANTAGAANAPITASARGESPPTRVTKNTTKSTTNAINKRGTKKTARATKSASSKKEEPVANAENDVNEPTGQLASKPPATTQSPASEPTAASTKSEQHIFSSQVINIGRSQNASLALPVHPSGAPSARRAGTSLDNPPRRVLGVASPNIVTPAREQYAVPGAKVLKPHAQIPPFKDHGSPSIISSLSSQKAQVKFRSSVGQAGTHDTHFNSTGRGIKPSSQAGVQQLDPDSQLSSELRQHTSKTAPDTTAASFQVSTQEPSVPFQAISANSRPVRGQQPGLQSKVDLVNPPLVHMHEPNKLSQCPSQSSRHEPDSGDPAASCSPATPQEQPQPTSQPTPPCEPTPAAVAAEGSRQSISQPTFRQAAPTVASVERPHSSSCHATVRRPTPVVIFAEGPPQPRPLVRHGGPTPLLRFAVLAQAQTHLGAPASLIQHELASRSNARRSSGREAQAANSPQAVPTSPPRPVKPGVTTGIRAIGSRIPSRSNPSGDPMALDSPPKTNSVATQTSPMEPATWSTTASIATQTPPMESAPPMGASPFPETPSVTTKGSDRTCHCCSAILQCPNGHFPWLQSKVREYMPNKTLTQPESVIPMNRKRSRTEETPEEDTELPSSKRRELRAATLACHRDRKIIPIAQRRSRRMAQKKTCIGVPLFTDPQPADGNESPESPHRFVKVHRHPSSIANDNNSKTESSTEAQPAPSTPSRGWGIRGLLSSVPRSIQRLMSSFGEQENQEPTTPTPALPPTLTEPAPSAETPVSNAEPVSNSVPHVSDAVITELSAPDVEPVMTAGSPISDAVTTEGSTHTGQEPAEPPKPMEPIKSIELTEASRPKPKSLPRDLSSSLVSRPRDRSLVFGARKVEVPFGDKPQVSHSLLPAAKRDKDAAAPVVKPKKRKRSPSPDVIPNPPGVSYGMDLKYFCYSSESEEEEEEPPQTKPPKPLPPRGILRERKRVRFDVSPQDTPSKLRLQRTMAIADMTPSRAPITPSRLSREVHAAEQTAPSPGAAPASHGSADALSHALGRPPTRVSAPPVITNTTGTYKLDYNLFSSDEEDVEEEAAPPAKTTVPADTFVLRWPAANPYSPISGGGRGEAAGSGLFGREFGPLRVNALLRDWVFSWYASFGLE; from the exons ATGGCTCGAACTCGCTCTCAGCCAATTTCTCCAGGCGGCTTCAAATCCCTCGAGGACATTCCTCGCAAACGCAGAATCACGCGTTCTACTGCCAATACTGCGGGGGCTGCGAATGCACCAATTACTGCTTCTGCTCGTGGTGAAAGCCCGCCGACTCGCGTCACCAAAAACACCACAAAGTCTACCACCAATGCTATCAACAAGCGTGGCACCAAGAAAACCGCACGCGCGACCAAATCCGCAAGctccaaaaaagaagaaccGGTTGCAAACGCTGAAAACGATGTTAACGAACCGACTGGTCAGCTAGCTTCGAAACCCCCAGCGACTACCCAGTCGCCTGCAAGCGAGCCTACTGCTGCATCTACCAAAAGTGAGCAAcatattttttcttctcaagTTATTAACATTGGGCGTTCTCAAAACGCGAGTCTTGCTTTGCCAGTGCATCCGTCTGGAGCGCCGTCTGCTAGACGCGCTGGTACTTCTTTGGATAATCCTCCACGTCGAGTTTTGGGTGTGGCTAGCCCAAATATCGTTACTCCAGCCAGGGAGCAATATGCTGTCCCGGGAGCTAAAGTTTTGAAACCTCATGCCCAAATCCCCCCGTTCAAGGACCATGGTTCGCCATCTATTATTTCAAGCTTGAGTTCACAGAAAGCTCAAGTCAAATTTCGTTCTTCAGTCGGTCAGGCTGGTACTCATGATACCCATTTTAATTCGACTGGCCGAGGCATCAAGCCTTCTTCTCAAGCCGGTGTTCAGCAATTGGACCCGGATTCTCAATTATCTTCAGAGCTTCGTCAGCATACTTCAAAGACTGCCCCAGACACCACGGCTGCTTCTTTTCAAGTCTCAACTCAGGAGCCAAGCGTGCCATTCCAGGCTATTTCAGCGAACTCTCGTCCGGTTCGTGGTCAGCAGCCAGGCTTGCAGTCGAAAGTTGATTTAGTAAACCCTCCCTTGGTACACATGCATGAGCCAAACAAGTTGTCTCAGTGCCCTTCGCAGAGTTCTCGTCATGAACCAGATTCTGGCGACCCTGCTGCTTCATGTTCTCCTGCCACCCCCCAGGAACAGCCCCAGCCTACCAGTCAGCCGACACCTCCTTGTGAGCCAACTCCAGCTGCTGTCGCTGCCGAAGGATCACGTCAATCCATCAGTCAACCAACTTTCCGCCAAGCGGCTCCGACTGTTGCCTCTGTCGAAAGACCACATAGTTCTTCGTGTCATGCAACTGTTCGCCGGCCGACTCCAGTTGTTATCTTTGCTGAAGGGCCGCCTCAACCACGCCCACTTGTTAGACATGGTGGTCCAACTCCTCTTCTGCGGTTTGCTGTTCTTGCCCAAGCTCAAACGCATCTCGGTGCCCCTGCAAGTCTTATTCAACATGAGCTTGCGTCGCGCTCTAATGCACGCAGAAGCAGCGGTAGAGAAGCACAGGCTGCAAATTCCCCACAAGCTGTTCCAACTTCTCCACCTCGGCCCGTGAAACCTGGTGTCACCACTGGGATACGAGCCATCGGTTCACGTATTCCTTCGCGTTCTAACCCATCCGGCGATCCAATGGCACTTGACTCTCCACCCAAGACAAATTCCGTGGCCACCCAGACGTCTCCCATGGAGCCTGCCACTTGGTCTACAACCGCATCCATCGCCACTCAGACACCTCCAATGGAATCTGCTCCGCCAATGGGTGCATCCCCTTTTCCCGAAACGCCTTCGGTGACCACCAAGGGCTCTGATCGCACGTGTCACTGTTGTTCTGCCATTTTGCAATGTCCCAATGGCCACTTTCCTTGGTTGCAATCTAAAGTTCGCGAATATATGCCAAACAAGACGCTGACTCAACCAGAATCAGTGATTCCTATGAATCGCAAGCGATCTAGGACGGAAGAAACACCCGAAGAAGACACCGAACTCCCTTCATCTAAGCGTCGTGAACTCAGAGCTGCGACTTTAGCTTGTCACAGAGATCGTAAAATTATTCCAATTGCCCAGCGTCGATCTCGCAGAATGGCTCAAAAGAAGACCTGCATTGGTGTTCCATTATTCACCGATCCCCAGCCAGCTGACGGAAACGAATCCCCCGAGTCGCCACACCGATTTGTTAAAGTCCACCGCCATCCGTCGAGCATCGCCAATGACAATAATTCGAAAACCGAGTCTTCGACTGAAGCCCAACCAGCTCCATCCACACCCTCGAGAGGATGGGGCATTCGAGGCTTGCTAAGTTCTGTTCCACGCTCCATCCAAAGACTTATGTCATCTTTCggagaacaagagaatcaGGAACCGACGACTCCCACACCCGCACTGCCGCCCACCCTCACTGAACCCGCTCCTAGTGCAGAAACACCTGTTTCCAATGCCGAACCCGTTTCGAACTCTGTCCCCCACGTTTCTGACGCTGTCATTACGGAGTTGTCGGCTCCTGATGTTGAACCTGTTATGACCGCTGGTTCCCCGATCTCTGACGCTGTAACCACTGAGGGTTCAACCCATACCGGTCAAGAACCAGCCGAGCCACCCAAGCCGATGGAGCCAATCAAGTCAATCGAGCTAACGGAAGCAAGTCGCCCTAAACCGAAAAGTCTGCCTCGCGATCTAAGCTCTTCTCTTGTTTCACGACCACGGGATCGCAGCCTGGTTTTCGGTGCCCGGAAAGTTGAAGTACCGTTTGGCGATAAGCCGCAAGTTTCCCATTCTCTTCTGCCTGCTGCAAAAAGGGACAAGGATGCGGCAGCTCCAGTCGTTAAAcccaaaaagagaaagcgATCTCCTTCACCAGACGTGATTCCAAATCCCCCGGGTGTTAGCTATGGCATGGATCTCAAGTACTTCTGCTATAGCTCAGAaagcgaagaagaggaagaggaaccTCCTCAGACAAAGCCCCCCAAACCCCTTCCCCCCAGAGGCATCCTTCGAGAACGGAAGCGTGTCCGATTTGACGTGAGCCCTCAAGACACCCCGTCGAAGCTTAGGCTTCAACGTACCATGGCCATTGCCGATATGACACCTTCCCGCGCGCCAATTACTCCTAGCCGCCTCTCGCGTGAGGTCCACGCTGCGGAACAGACCGCCCCCTCGCCTGGTGCGGCACCAGCGAGCCACGGTTCTGCAGACGCCCTCTCGCACGCTCTGGGAAGACCTCCAACCCGTGTGTCGGCCCCTCCCGTCATCACAAACACCACTGGAACATACAAGTTAGACTACAACTTGTTTTCCAGTGATGAGGAAGACGTCGAGGAGGAGGCGGCACCGCCCGCAAAGACTACGGTGCCGGCAGACACCTTTGTGCTTCGTTGGCCTGCGGCCAACCCTTACAGCCCCATCTCTGGTGGTGGTCGTGGGGAAGCCGCGGGCTCCGGGCTGTTCGGTCGTGAATTCGGCCCGTTGCGAG TGAATGCCCTCCTTCGGGACTGGGTATTTTCGTGGTATGCCTCCTTTGGGTTGGAGTAG
- a CDS encoding uncharacterized protein (EggNog:ENOG410PSZU~TransMembrane:2 (o418-441i453-474o)), protein MDASHTRRHLSWRYQRTKKYRPAPKSTVPRIARSYQPVVIASLDRTSYPAQAEFLTPSLDNLSLCQGLLANEANFACESSCDVLEIYETGRRSWKYGWNDEKIMTYIKPFLDGQDKSTPQGLNLRVLFCNLRRHPDTSFGYQLSLSKPTTKSLLTAFRVFPHFLPFMLGEPDYWAPLFIPLRNDKRVVRIEATWQHPRYNIHARQQPCSVYMGYDFAEACTTYIIVSGEGEEYVERTKTRLNDYFADDDGLAAAAGQISDPFLLQSILCHESLTDGKEIITKLRHRLYDQLDIVGEYAKEPFDKSNLQEMTNQLHLISQDADSLFASTEMAGMISTHMAKARQRTSKISPNIFHKSNVGDALAYLIDSIEAQKRWLQSLKSRKDIAMNLVFNLVTQQDSETSTSIARDTKEDSASMKIIAVMTMLFLPTTAVSGFFSMSFFSMSGPLQTSGDIGLFFAVALPLTFLIFLTWWMWYSVESTVRNVCYFVSLRYQGFRFRLKTEKDEERGN, encoded by the exons ATGGATGCCTCGCATACCAGAAGACACCTCTCCTGGCGCTACCAACGCACGAAAAAATACCGCCCGGCACCCAAATCTACAGTGCCGCGGATAGCTCGAAGCTATCAGCCAGTAGTGATAGCTTCATTAGATAGGACGTCATACCCTGCGCAGGCTGAGTTTTTAACTCCATCGTTGGACAACCTATCCCTTTGCCAAGGTCTTCTCGCGAATGAAGCCAATTTCGCATGCGAAAGCAGCTGTGACGTGCTTGAGATTTACGAGACCGGGAGAAGATCTTGGAAGTACGGCTGGAATGATGAAAAGATTATGACATATATAAAG CCTTTCCTCGATGGTCAAGACAAAAGCACGCCTCAAGGCTTGAACCTCCGGGTGCT ATTTTGCAATCTCCGCCGGCACCCAGACACTAGTTTTGGATACCAGCTGTCGCTGTCGAAGCCTACTACAAAAAGCTTGCTCACGGCATTCAGGGTTTTCCCACATTTCCTGCCATTCATGCTTGGGGAACCTGACTACTGGGCACCTTTATTTATCCCACTTAGGAATGATAAAAGAGTTGTTCGAATAG AGGCTACTTGGCAGCATCCTCGCTATAATATTCACGCTAGACAGCAGCCATGTTCGGTTTATATGGGATACGATTTTGCCGAAGCATGCACTACATATATCATTGTTAGTGGGGAAGGAGAGGAGTATGTAGAACGAACGAAGACGAGACTCAATGATTACTTCGCTGATGACGATGGTCTCGCCGCCGCTGCCGGACAGATCAGCGATCCATTTCTACTGCAAAGTATCCTTTGCCATGAATCGCTTACAGATGGAAAGGAAATCATAACGAAACTCCGCCACAGGCTTTACGACCAGCTCGACATTGTCGGTGAATATGCAAAGGAACCATTCGATAAAAGCAATCTTCAGGAAATGACGAACCAGCTACACTTGATCTCCCAAGATGCAGATTCGCTTTTCGCAAGTACTGAGATGGCTGGCATGATATCCACCCACATGGCCAAAGCCCGGCAGCGGACTTCTAAAATTTCACCGAACATTTTTCATAAAAGCAATGTCGGTGACGCACTGGCGTATCTCATCGATTCAATCGAGGCACAGAAACGCTGGCTACAAAGCCTAAAGTCCAGGAAGGACATTGCGATGAATCTTGTCTTCAACCTAGTGACACAACAGGATAGCGAGACCAGCACAAGCATTGCTCGCGACACGAAAGAAGACAGTGCATCGATGAAGATCATTGCCGTGATGACGATGCTTTTCCTGCCGACTACTGCCGTTTCTGGTTTTTTCAGCATGTCCTTCTTTTCGATGTCGGGCCCCCTTCAGACGTCTGGTGATATCGGGCTCTTCTTTGCGGTTGCATTGCCGTTAAcctttcttatttttttgaCGTGGTGGATGTGGTATTCGGTGGAGTCGACGGTTAGAAATGTGTGCTACTTTGTTTCGCTCAGATATCAAGGCTTCAGGTTTCGCTTGAAAACTGAAAAGGATGAGGAGAGAGGCAACTAG